The Cytobacillus sp. NJ13 sequence GAAAAAGCGGTTCAGGCTGTGGCAATTCCCGGAAGCAGTGAACATCAGACAGGACTTACAATGGATATCTCCAGCAGAAGTGCAAACCTTGAGCTTTCAGAAGAATTCGGGGAAACAAATGAAGGAAAGTGGCTTGCTGAAAATGCACATCGCTACGGTTTTATTCTCCGCTATCCAAAAGGAAAAGAAGCCATCACAGGTTATAAATTTGAGCCTTGGCATTTCCGATATGTGGGTACAGAGGCTGCAAAAGTCATTTATGAAAAGAAATGGACTTTGGAAGAATACTTCGATATTGTTAAAAAAATCTAAGAGGCCAAAAAGGCCTCTTTCATTTGTTTCTCTGCTTTGATCTGCTTTTCCCCGATTGGAAATAGTAAATAACTGCTAAAATAAGAGGAACAACCGGAAGGGCCGATAAAAAGCGGAGTGTGTTTTCTGCTCCTGATAAATAATATCCTAAAGGCAGCAGAAGAAGGAAGCTGAAAAATGCAAGTTTCCATGACTGGTTCATGACTCCGGCAATAAGGCTGATCAGGGAAAGTGCGAAACTTAGCCATAATACTGCGCTTATCATAATATTCACCCCTTAAAAAGTGATGGAATAGCTGAAGTCTGGCTGTTTCGAAAGGATTGGGAGAATTCTTGTGGGTTTTTGAAAAGAGACTTTATAATAAAATATGGTTTACAGCGGCAAAACATTAATCTTTTATTTTCTGGATGCTCCCATGTAAAATATAATAAAAAGGGTAATTGAGGGAATAATATGATTTTTCTGAGTGAGCTAACAGGCAGGGATGCGGAAAAACTTTTAAATTTTGAAAAAGAAAACCGTATGTATTTTGAACAATATGTCCCTTCGCGAGGGGATGCATATTATTCAGTGGATTTCATTATTGCTTCAATCCTGCAAATGAAGGAATCGAGAAGTTATGATGAGTATTATATGTACCTAATTAAAAATGAAAATGACGAAATAGCCGGGCGGATAAATGTTTACAATATTAACCGAGAGACTCTTACAGGGGAAATCGGCTATAGAATTGGGGAGAATCATACAGGATTGGGCTAT is a genomic window containing:
- a CDS encoding GNAT family protein, with the protein product MIFLSELTGRDAEKLLNFEKENRMYFEQYVPSRGDAYYSVDFIIASILQMKESRSYDEYYMYLIKNENDEIAGRINVYNINRETLTGEIGYRIGENHTGLGYASKAVELIIREAKEVLGLICLKALTMSFNEASGKVLKKNGFIEKEKLEKHLPFNGEKFDAMVFCKKLY